One window of the Solanum stenotomum isolate F172 chromosome 11, ASM1918654v1, whole genome shotgun sequence genome contains the following:
- the LOC125844641 gene encoding F-box protein CPR1-like: MTRKIKNDRKLADSSSAPEIQKQKKSIATPKLGVDLFNQIRISSGIDAIQKFNQIFKGKSIVEPSNDNTDQMDVDALSIHFPEIILMDILSRLPVQSLLRFKCVSKYWETLISEPYFKKKHLNRAKNDQDSQKLLNIQMCSKNRIFSMYCCPLLPVQLLEDVQKLNFPSNPTPWHCRIHCCYDGLAVMEVRDNFKDKHSTLLLWNPSTRESIVLPSPEFPRGSLTCFGLGYDSTSGGYKIFQHYQGCSFPGEILTLKGGSWRRIDEHPRGIDNRFVCRQFLAFVHAAFHWIAYSQNHAVVVSFSISNEVYGEIPFPEKMSALTALIGATVLEGMLCVHSNSIYPGKRTIKLWVLKEYGIKESWIPFLSVEDPTGAISIPKYRFADGEMLFWCNEGVMFRTCCGPWPRCDTIFDGHAFRERLISPTRCGPFGACDSICDGHAVTESLISPRSLTY; this comes from the exons ATGACACGAAAAATTAAGAATGATCGAAAATTAGCAGATAGTAGTTCTGCTCCAGAGATACAAAAACAGAAGAAGTCCATTGCAACTCCAAAGTTAGGGGTTGATCTTTTCAATCAAATTCGTATTAGCAGTGGAATTGATGCAATCCAAAAGTTTAATCAGATCTTCAAAG ggAAGAGCATTGTGGAGCCATCAAATGATAACACAGACCAGATGGATGTTGAT GCCCTGTCAATTCACTTCCCAGAGATAATACTTATGGACATCCTTAGCCGATTACCTGTGCAGTCTCTACTTCGATTCAAATGTGTATCGAAATATTGGGAAACGTTGATCTCCGAGCCTTACTTTAAGAAGAAGCATCTCAATCGTGCCAAGAATGACCAAGATTCCCAGAAACTTCTTAATATCCAAATGTGCAGTAAGAATCGTATATTTTCCATGTATTGTTGTCCTTTGTTGCCAGTTCAGCTGCTTGAGGATGTACAAAAACTCAATTTCCCTTCAAACCCTACACCATGGCACTGCAGAATCCATTGTTGTTATGATGGCCTGGCTGTTATGGAGGTTCGTgataattttaaagataaacactccacacttttgctttGGAACCCCTCCACAAGAGAATCAATAGTACTTCCTTCTCCGGAATTTCCACGGGGGAGCCTTACTTGTTTTGGTTTGGGTTATGACTCAACCAGTGGTGGGTATAAGATCTTTCAGCATTATCAGGGTTGCTCTTTTCCTGGTGAAATTCTCACGCTGAAAGGTGGCTCCTGGAGAAGAATTGATGAGCATCCTCGTGGCATTGACAACCGGTTCGTTTGCAGGCAGTTTTTGGCATTTGTACATGCGGCATTTCATTGGATCGCTTACTCACAAAATCATGCTGTGGTGGTGTCGTTTAGCATTTCAAATGAAGTGTACGGAGAGATACCCTTTCCGGAGAAAATGTCAGCCTTGACGGCGCTTATTGGCGCTACAGTGTTGGAAGGAATGCTTTGTGTTCATTCTAATTCTATTTATCCGGGTAAGCGTACTATTAAGTTATGGGTATTGAAAGAGTATGGTATCAAGGAATCTTGGATTCCATTCTTATCTGTAGAAGATCCTACGGGTGCTATTTCTATACCGAAATATAGGTTTGCAGATGGTGAAATGCTATTCTGGTGCAATGAAGGGGTTATGTTTAGGACCTGCTGTGGACCATGGCCTCGATGTGATACCATATTTGATGGGCATGCTTTTAGAGAACGCTTGATTTCTCCAACACGTTGTGGACCATTTGGAGCATGTGATTCCATATGTGATGGACATGCTGTTACAGAAAGCTTGATTTCTCCAAGATCACTTACTTATTAG
- the LOC125844640 gene encoding pentatricopeptide repeat-containing protein At3g51320-like gives MAARISIKHLTPYFSFTKKSQFSSLTPTYQSKALEFLDSCQSLAQLFQIQAHLIITGLLQVQNPSYSCRFLKLCTQHCDDIEYTALVFKCIHFPDTFSVNTVIKAYACSSFPDNAVVFYFQRLKNGFLPNSFTFPPLMSACARRGRLDSGQKCHGQVVKNGVDGVLQVQNSLVHFYSCCGFIDLARKVFDEMHQRDVVSWNSIMNGYVKVGELVVARQLFDAMPECNLVGWNVMMTGYLNSNNPGKCLKLFREMAQRGLNGNDTTIVIAVTACARSARMKEGKSVHGCLIKASKDLNLIVSTTLIHMYSRCGRAEIGRLIFDRISIKNIVCWNAMILGYCIHGSPKDGLNLYSDLLSSRLESTEKNHVKYHALPDEITFVGVLCACAREGLLTEGRKHFGNMSDVFGIKPSFAHYWCMANLLANVGLMQEAIETLKNIPVESNLPLESSLWSELLGSARFGRDVSLGEQIANKLIDQDPKNFWHYLLLVNIYAAAGRWDEVAQTKEKMKNRGIERTPGCSLKDLKEIVHNMPAT, from the coding sequence ATGGCAGCAAGAATCTCCATCAAACACTTGACCccttatttttctttcacaaaaaaatcccaattctCTTCATTAACACCTACTTATCAATCCAAAGCTTTGGAATTTCTTGATTCATGTCAAAGTTTGGCACAGCTCTTTCAAATCCAAGCACATTTGATAATAACTGGTCTTTTACAAGTACAAAATCCCTCATATTCTTGCAGATTTTTGAAGCTCTGTACTCAACATTGTGATGATATTGAATATACTGCATTGGTATTTAAGTGCATTCATTTTCCGGATACTTTTTCAGTTAATACTGTTATAAAAGCTTATGCTTGTAGTTCTTTTCCTGATAATGCTGTAGTTTTCTATTTCCAAAGGCTTAAAAATGGGTTCTTGCCTAATAGTTTTACATTTCCACCTCTCATGAGTGCTTGTGCTAGAAGGGGTCGTTTGGATTCGGGTCAGAAGTGTCATGGACAAGTTGTGAAAAATGGTGTTGATGGAGTTTTGCAAGTGCAGAACTCTTTAGTGCATTTTTATAGTTGTTGTGGTTTTATTGATCTTGCTAGGAAGGTATTCGATGAAATGCACCAAAGGGATGTTGTGTCTTGGAACAGCATTATGAATGGATATGTAAAAGTGGGTGAATTAGTCGTTGCACGACAGTTGTTTGATGCAATGCCAGAGTGTAATTTAGTTGGGTGGAATGTCATGATGACTGGGTATTTGAATTCGAATAACCCTGGGAAGTGCTTAAAGTTGTTCAGAGAAATGGCACAGAGGGGATTGAATGGGAACGATACAACTATAGTTATTGCAGTGACTGCTTGTGCTAGGTCAGCTCGAATGAAGGAAGGAAAATCTGTTCATGGGTGTCTTATTAAGGCATCGAAAGACTTGAATTTGATTGTTAGTACGACTTTAATCCATATGTATAGTAGATGCGGAAGAGCAGAAATAGGTCGTTTAATTTTTGATCGGATATCGATCAAGAACATAGTTTGCTGGAATGCAATGATTTTGGGGTATTGCATTCATGGAAGCCCAAAAGATGGGCTTAATCTGTATTCAGACTTGCTGAGTAGTAGATTAGAAAGTACAGAAAAAAATCATGTCAAGTACCATGCGCTTCCAGATGAAATCACATTTGTCGGTGTCTTATGCGCTTGTGCCCGTGAAGGACTGTTAACAGAAGGAAGAAAACACTTTGGAAACATGAGTGATGTGTTTGGTATAAAGCCCAGCTTTGCACATTATTGGTGCATGGCTAATCTCTTGGCAAATGTTGGCCTAATGCAAGAAGCAATAGAAACACTGAAGAACATACCAGTGGAGAGCAATTTGCCACTGGAATCCTCATTGTGGTCTGAATTGCTTGGCTCAGCACGCTTTGGACGGGATGTAAGTTTAGGAGAACAAATTGCGAATAAGTTGATTGATCAAGACCCCAAGAATTTTTGGCATTATTTATTGCTGGTGAACATCTATGCTGCAGCTGGTCGTTGGGATGAAGTAGCTCAGACaaaggagaaaatgaagaatAGAGGAATAGAAAGAACACCAGGTTGCAGTTTAAAAGACTTGAAGGAAATTGTTCACAACATGCCAGCCACATAA